One window of Dermacentor andersoni chromosome 7, qqDerAnde1_hic_scaffold, whole genome shotgun sequence genomic DNA carries:
- the LOC126535641 gene encoding uncharacterized protein, translated as MPMSCVAYGCSSRDSPSRTVRFFRFPSVKRDRQRREAWIRAVKRQDAQGRPWQPSAASRLCGKHFVTGAPSLSPRHPDFIPTLFVYTDQFRKKDAVDRHVRTAARSKRKTGAPPTAGTEVSGQGGTCKGHSDGEPDTSCVQGADSSFDEEGAADALLLLATSPMLTEPQEVLEPTPLSREENTDHLLTENVALQRKVRDLELQCRKLKRCTFSVDTIHKSSFKFYTGLQSKEQFEALFKHIEKNAERMVYWDGGKTQAKERQLSKREELFMVLYRLRTGVCAKEVARIFGISQSCLSRIFCTWVIFLDKELSALTRFPTLAEIKRHMPMAFSDFSNTRVILDCTEVRIQRPSKLQAQRHTFSSYKHYNTFKALVGVTPDGYVSFVPDLWGGHVSDSEVVEKSGLLGLLDAGDGVMVDKGFRLEGVFPPSIQIHIPPFKMGNQLSASDVIATRKIAGARIHVERVIRRIKEFHFLDKPLPINMLDIIDSIFRTCAFLCNFLQPIISINNENK; from the exons ATGCCAATGTCGTGTGTCGCGTACGGCTGCAGTTCACGTGACAGTCCCAGCAGGACAGTGCGGTTTTTCCGATTTCCGTCGGTAAAACGAGATCGACAGCGCCGTGAAGCCTGGATTAGGGCTGTGAAGCGGCAAGATGCGCAAGGGCGTCCATGGCAGCCGTCAGCAGCATCTCGACTCTGCGGGAAgcactttgtgacag GGGCACCTTCACTGTCACCCAGACATCCGGACTTCATACCGACGCTGTTCGTGTATACAGACCAGTTCAGAAAGAAGGACGCGGTCGACCGCCATGTTCGTACCGCGGCGCGTTCCAAGAGGAAAACAGGCGCTCCACCAACAGCAG GTACAGAGGTTTCAGGTCAAGGAGGAACTTGTAAAGGTCACAGTGATGGGGAACCAGACACGTCCTGTGTTCAGG GTGCAGACTCTTCATTCGACGAGGAAGGAGCAGCTGATGCACTCTTGCTGCTTGCAACATCCCCAATGCTCACTGAGCCACAGGAGGTCCTAGAGCCAACGCCCTTAAGCAGAGAGGAGAACACTGACCACCTATTAACTGAAAATGTGGCATTACAACGGAAAGTCAGGGATCTAGAACTGCAATGCAGAAAGCTAAAACGCTGCACGTTTTCTGTGGATACTATTCACAAATCGTCTTTTAAGTTTTATACAGGACTGCAAAGTAAGGAACAGTTTGAAGCACTCTTTAAGCACATTGAAAAAAATGCAGAACGCATGGTTTATTGGGATGGaggaaaaacacaagcaaaggaaagacagctCTCCAAACGCGAAGAACTTTTCATGGTGCTGTATAGGCTCAGGACTGGTGTTTGTGCCAAGGAAGTGGCTCGAATCTTTGGAATTTCTCAGTCATGCCTTAGTCGCATCTTTTGTACATGGGTAATTTTTCTCGATAAAGAGCTCTCAGCattgacaaggtttcccacattaGCAGAGATCAAAAGGCACATGCCAATGGCATTCAGTGACTTCTCAAACACTAGAGTCATCCTTGATTGCACAGAGGTGAGAATCCAAAGACCTTCAAAACTACAGGCACAGAGGCATACTTTCTCCTCGTACAAGCATTATAACACATTCAAAGCACTTGTTGGGGTAACACCAGATGGCTACGTTTCATTTGTGCCAGATTTGTGGGGTGGGCATGTTAGTGATAGCGAAGTTGTCGAAAAATCGGGCCTACTGGGTTTATTAGATGCGGGGGACGGTGTGATGGTCGACAAAGGCTTTAGGTTGGAGGGCGTTTTTCCACCATCTATTCAAATCCACATACCACCATTTAAAATGGGGAACCAATTGTCAGCTAGTGACGTGATTGCCACCCGAAAAATAGCTGGCGCTAGGATCCATGTTGAGCGAGTCATAAGACGTATCAAAGAATTTCATTTTTTAGACAAACCACTGCCAATCAACATGCTCGACATTATTGACAGCATTTTTAGGACTTGCGCCTTTTTGTGCAATTTTCTACAGCCAATCATTTCAATCAATAATGAGAACAAGTAG